Below is a window of Calditrichota bacterium DNA.
TGGCTGGGGCAAGCGCGCGTGGTTGCGGTCCCCGCGCAGGTTTGCGTCACCGCAGCTGACCTGCGTCACCTCGACCTGAACGGATGCACGCGGCTGTTCATCCGCACAGCGAACTCGCTCCTTTGGGCAAGCCATAAGCACTTTTTCGTCAAGGACCATGTCTACCTCGACGCCGAAGCAGCCGACTATCTTGCCGAGCAAGGTCTCCTCCTGGTCGGGTTCGACTATCTTTCTGTGGACCAGTATGGGGACCCTACGCTCCCTGCGCATCGCCGCCTCCTCGGCCGCGGCATACCCATTGTCGAAAGCCTCGACCTGTCGCAGGTGCGCCCGGGGGACT
It encodes the following:
- a CDS encoding cyclase family protein, yielding MRVYDCSVPLHERMVIYPGDPPFRCELLSDVSQGETSTVHQLLLGTHTGTHVDAPAHLFPHAPTIDLLPVETWLGQARVVAVPAQVCVTAADLRHLDLNGCTRLFIRTANSLLWASHKHFFVKDHVYLDAEAADYLAEQGLLLVGFDYLSVDQYGDPTLPAHRRLLGRGIPIVESLDLSQVRPGDYQLVCAPLALTNTEAAPARVFLLEE